From a region of the Thermocladium sp. ECH_B genome:
- a CDS encoding chloride channel protein: MSRLSAMAYFEKWFILGVIAGIIAGLAAATFYILLHLFELIFIEKLVDVSYPRPIGEGGNPLAFTFHTGRYYLIPLSLALGGLLSGLIVYTLAPEAEGHGTDAAIRAYHYFQGKVRRIVIPVKIIASAITIGSGGSAGREGPTAQFSAGVGSMLADLLKLSPEDRRRMVAIGIGAGIGSIFKTPIGGALLAAEILYRRDLEPEVIYPALVASAIGYAIFGSIFGFTPVFGYYYEPFNPLRLPLYGILGLITGALAIMYVKVFYGVNSFFKKMRIPNHFKPMVGAASTGAIALLAPEVLGTGYGWIDLMEYGRINTLYSPLIPPLILIVLLPVLKILATSFSVGSGGSGGVFAPGLFIGASIGASIGLFFRYLFPSIVPSIAPFVIVGMAAFFSAAGKVPLSVIVMVTEMTGSLQLLPGTMIAVAVSYXVSGNYTIYQSQVPTRRDSPAHRSEYEMPLLRLIKVSNAKLIDVKVRIDDEVGKALSIMLEQKFLSLPVIDSSGKLIGIVYLNDLRKAKEEELVGKYVVRGVPYVNPNSSLEDAWEIMSRNRSRWVCVVEDNKYKGIVTMESLLAAYKERAPQSISSPP; the protein is encoded by the coding sequence ATGTCGAGGCTTTCTGCCATGGCTTATTTCGAGAAATGGTTCATACTAGGAGTTATAGCCGGCATTATAGCAGGCCTAGCCGCGGCTACGTTTTATATTCTTTTACATCTATTTGAGTTAATATTCATTGAGAAGTTAGTTGACGTATCCTATCCTAGACCTATTGGCGAGGGGGGTAATCCCCTAGCATTCACTTTTCACACTGGTAGGTATTATCTTATCCCGTTGTCTTTGGCGTTAGGTGGATTATTATCCGGGTTAATAGTTTACACCCTTGCTCCAGAGGCTGAGGGGCATGGAACGGATGCCGCCATAAGGGCTTATCATTATTTCCAAGGCAAAGTAAGGCGAATCGTAATACCGGTGAAGATAATTGCTTCAGCGATAACAATAGGTTCCGGAGGAAGCGCTGGAAGAGAGGGACCTACTGCTCAATTCTCTGCTGGTGTTGGATCAATGCTTGCGGATTTGCTTAAACTTTCGCCGGAGGATAGGAGGAGAATGGTTGCCATTGGGATAGGGGCTGGGATAGGTTCCATTTTTAAAACACCAATAGGCGGTGCTTTACTTGCGGCTGAAATACTTTATAGAAGGGATTTAGAGCCGGAAGTAATTTATCCAGCCTTAGTTGCCTCCGCAATAGGGTATGCAATATTTGGTTCCATATTCGGCTTTACTCCGGTTTTTGGGTATTATTATGAACCATTTAATCCCTTAAGGCTACCTCTCTATGGGATTTTAGGCTTGATTACCGGTGCTTTAGCCATAATGTATGTGAAGGTATTTTATGGAGTCAATTCATTTTTTAAGAAAATGCGGATTCCCAATCACTTTAAGCCAATGGTGGGCGCTGCGTCTACAGGCGCCATAGCATTATTAGCGCCGGAGGTTCTTGGAACTGGTTATGGCTGGATAGATTTAATGGAGTATGGGAGAATCAATACATTATATTCCCCACTCATCCCACCATTAATATTAATAGTTCTTTTACCGGTCCTCAAAATTCTAGCCACCTCATTCTCGGTGGGCTCAGGCGGCAGCGGCGGCGTTTTCGCGCCAGGCCTATTTATAGGAGCCTCCATTGGCGCAAGCATAGGACTATTTTTCCGCTATTTGTTTCCATCAATAGTTCCCAGCATTGCACCCTTCGTGATAGTTGGAATGGCTGCATTCTTCAGCGCTGCTGGGAAGGTGCCCTTATCCGTGATAGTTATGGTTACGGAAATGACGGGAAGCCTGCAATTGCTGCCTGGCACCATGATAGCAGTTGCAGTATCATACTTNGTATCCGGGAATTACACGATTTATCAATCCCAAGTGCCCACTAGAAGGGATTCACCAGCCCATAGATCCGAGTACGAGATGCCCCTGCTGAGATTAATCAAGGTGAGCAATGCCAAGTTGATTGACGTCAAGGTAAGAATCGACGATGAGGTAGGCAAGGCCTTAAGCATAATGCTGGAGCAAAAATTCCTAAGCTTACCTGTAATTGATAGTTCAGGCAAATTAATAGGCATTGTTTACTTAAATGATTTAAGAAAAGCCAAAGAGGAGGAATTAGTCGGCAAATACGTAGTTAGAGGAGTGCCTTATGTGAATCCTAATTCCAGCCTTGAAGATGCATGGGAAATAATGAGCAGAAACAGAAGTAGATGGGTTTGCGTAGTTGAAGACAATAAATATAAGGGGATAGTCACAATGGAGAGTTTATTGGCTGCCTATAAAGAAAGGGCACCACAATCGATCTCCTCTCCACCTTAA
- a CDS encoding amidohydrolase, which produces MGFIDAHTHLIFPRLIGGDVERMRLELRDGFKAIDYGSVKDVVKLMDELGMDYAAIMAYPASIYGDVSDLPLRVINVVKEYADRFAVFGGLDFQRINGKREALDSLERQYEAGISGIKLHPVHQWVKPNAYREEEGRVTALEALYEFAVDNGLPVTIHTGTSAFSPARNKYGDPIFIDDVAVDFPRLQLLMAHAGRPIWMQTAFQLARIRSNIYLELSGIPPKRLLSYLPRIIELSDKSIYGSDIGSPGVKGLRENLEEFLSIDLPRNSLEAMTSINARRLIKPLSAI; this is translated from the coding sequence ATGGGCTTCATAGATGCGCATACCCATCTGATTTTCCCTAGATTAATAGGCGGCGATGTGGAGAGAATGAGGTTGGAGCTACGGGACGGCTTTAAAGCGATAGATTATGGTAGCGTTAAGGATGTAGTTAAGTTAATGGATGAATTAGGCATGGATTATGCGGCTATAATGGCTTACCCAGCATCAATATATGGCGATGTGAGCGATCTTCCCCTTAGGGTCATAAATGTGGTTAAGGAGTATGCGGATAGATTCGCCGTATTTGGGGGCCTCGATTTCCAGAGAATCAATGGAAAAAGAGAGGCCCTGGATTCGCTTGAGAGGCAGTATGAGGCCGGGATAAGTGGGATAAAGCTGCATCCAGTGCATCAATGGGTGAAACCAAATGCCTATAGAGAGGAGGAGGGAAGAGTAACTGCCCTGGAGGCCCTCTATGAATTCGCTGTGGACAATGGGCTGCCGGTCACCATTCATACGGGCACGAGCGCATTCTCGCCAGCTAGGAATAAGTATGGGGACCCAATATTCATAGATGATGTGGCGGTGGATTTCCCTAGACTACAATTACTTATGGCGCATGCAGGTAGACCAATATGGATGCAAACCGCTTTTCAATTGGCCAGAATAAGGAGCAATATATATCTGGAGCTATCCGGCATACCGCCCAAGAGACTGCTCTCCTACCTCCCCCGAATAATTGAGCTAAGCGATAAATCGATTTATGGAAGCGACATAGGAAGCCCGGGAGTAAAGGGACTCAGGGAGAACCTCGAGGAATTCCTCTCAATAGACTTGCCCAGGAACTCGCTGGAGGCAATGACATCAATAAATGCCAGGCGACTGATTAAACCATTATCGGCAATCTGA